In Archangium violaceum, the following are encoded in one genomic region:
- a CDS encoding ATP-dependent nuclease → MIESLELQFGNSPDSEPLRFEPGPVTVFIGPNNSGKSLLLRELTQFLGVLPRFQSRQAPKVLKNLSIKSPGSAQALRTALMALGGYEEQGHIILPFRLEHDHQLRSSVGKDPRVIGPQLLDEKHADPSFLLDVLGSTSFVALDGVKRLSLVEPQRTEDLSQPPQSAVQALFVDDTSRERLRKLTHEAFGLHAVIDPTAMRHFHIRLSKRAPSDADEETALGVRAREFYRDAIDIQDMSDGVKAYTGLLVALLSRQYRIITIDEPEAFLHPALSRRLGVELSRLAAERQANVFVSTHSADFLMGCIESGHPVQIVRLTYQGGLATAMHLPSSTLSSLMRNPLLRTTHVLSALFHVGAVVTESEADRAFYDEINHRLWSTDGSGISGASFLFAQNKQTAHMIVRPLRQLGIPAVAIVDMDFIKDGGRNFTQLLEAAGVPTDWHQPLGSARVKIKNALDAANPSWKTQGGLSVLSGAEARTCRDFLEHLAEYGLFIVPGGELESWLPQLGANRSKHSWLYEIFEEMGSDPTQPAYVKPSEGDVWTFMRGIASWLQNPHRKGMSS, encoded by the coding sequence ATGATCGAATCCCTGGAGCTCCAGTTCGGAAACAGCCCCGATTCCGAACCCCTTCGGTTCGAACCCGGGCCAGTGACTGTCTTCATCGGACCGAACAACTCGGGCAAAAGCCTGCTGCTCCGCGAGCTCACTCAGTTTCTGGGCGTCCTTCCGAGGTTCCAGTCCCGACAAGCCCCCAAGGTACTCAAGAACCTGTCCATCAAGAGCCCAGGCTCCGCCCAGGCACTCAGAACGGCTTTGATGGCACTGGGCGGCTACGAGGAGCAAGGTCATATCATCCTGCCCTTTCGCCTCGAACACGATCACCAGCTGCGTTCGAGTGTCGGCAAGGATCCGCGGGTCATCGGTCCACAACTCCTCGACGAGAAGCATGCCGATCCCAGCTTCCTCCTGGACGTACTCGGCTCCACATCCTTCGTCGCGCTCGATGGCGTGAAGCGTCTGTCGCTCGTGGAGCCCCAACGCACCGAGGATCTCTCACAACCACCACAGAGCGCGGTCCAGGCCCTCTTCGTCGACGACACTTCTCGCGAGCGGTTACGCAAGCTGACGCACGAGGCATTCGGCCTCCATGCCGTGATCGACCCGACGGCGATGCGGCATTTCCATATTCGCCTCTCGAAGAGAGCCCCCTCGGATGCGGATGAGGAGACAGCCCTGGGCGTCCGCGCCAGGGAGTTCTACCGGGACGCCATCGACATCCAGGACATGAGCGATGGAGTCAAAGCGTATACCGGGCTCCTGGTGGCGTTATTGAGCCGTCAGTATCGCATCATCACCATTGACGAGCCGGAGGCATTCCTCCACCCGGCCCTCTCCAGGCGTTTGGGGGTCGAGCTCTCGCGCCTGGCCGCGGAACGGCAAGCCAATGTCTTCGTTTCCACGCACAGCGCGGACTTCCTGATGGGCTGCATCGAGTCCGGACATCCTGTTCAGATCGTACGGCTGACCTACCAGGGTGGACTCGCGACGGCCATGCACCTCCCGAGCAGTACGCTCTCGAGTTTGATGAGGAATCCGCTCCTCAGGACCACCCATGTGCTCTCCGCGCTGTTTCACGTGGGAGCAGTCGTGACCGAGTCCGAAGCGGACCGGGCCTTCTACGACGAGATCAATCACCGCCTGTGGAGCACGGATGGTTCAGGCATCTCCGGCGCGAGCTTCCTCTTCGCGCAGAACAAGCAGACGGCCCACATGATCGTCCGCCCTCTTCGACAGCTCGGCATTCCCGCTGTGGCGATCGTCGACATGGACTTCATCAAGGACGGGGGAAGGAACTTCACCCAACTCCTCGAAGCAGCAGGCGTCCCCACCGATTGGCATCAGCCACTGGGAAGCGCACGCGTCAAGATCAAGAACGCCTTGGACGCGGCCAATCCCTCCTGGAAGACTCAAGGTGGCCTCTCCGTCCTGAGTGGCGCCGAGGCGCGGACGTGCCGGGACTTCCTGGAGCATCTGGCGGAATATGGCCTCTTCATCGTCCCGGGTGGTGAGCTCGAAAGCTGGCTCCCCCAACTGGGTGCCAATCGGTCGAAGCATTCATGGCTCTATGAGATCTTCGAAGAGATGGGCTCGGATCCCACGCAACCCGCTTACGTCAAACCCTCGGAGGGAGATGTCTGGACCTTCATGCGCGGGATCGCCAGCTGGCTCCAGAATCCCCATCGAAAAGGAATGTCCTCCTGA
- a CDS encoding DUF2378 family protein, with amino-acid sequence MSTASTRAVTTYGTRRVEVLGPTSARLVFRRELMGPLWIRGIFTKSFQALSGLASVSATVERYREPGVDFDLVFTWRLL; translated from the coding sequence ATGTCGACGGCCTCCACCCGGGCCGTCACCACCTATGGGACCCGGAGGGTCGAGGTGCTCGGCCCCACCTCCGCCCGCCTCGTCTTCCGGCGCGAGCTGATGGGTCCGCTGTGGATTCGCGGCATCTTCACGAAGAGCTTCCAGGCGCTCTCCGGGCTCGCCTCCGTGTCGGCCACGGTGGAGCGCTACCGCGAGCCTGGCGTGGACTTCGACCTCGTCTTCACCTGGCGGTTGCTCTGA
- a CDS encoding GvpL/GvpF family gas vesicle protein, translated as MGLYVFCFARADAAGSTSGRGLAEDSPLLARVHEDIAAICCEVPLHEWTGEAGEDHLKDLGWLGPRAMRHEEVIEQTMRASPVLPLRFGCLFSSAERLEELLRRERTRIKAFIEKAEHEEEWSLQGSVHLQACEEVLFTADPRTAKLPASPGARYLLEQKLRKDAARAAQVWLQEAQTTIAQALAGLVLARRVLRPPSHGPREPALEGAFHWALLVPRGAEEELVRRLGPLAEQLSAHGLHLSARGPWPAYNFAPRLGEEPGGTPEEQTHG; from the coding sequence ATGGGGCTCTACGTCTTCTGTTTCGCGCGAGCGGACGCCGCCGGGTCGACATCGGGCCGGGGACTCGCGGAAGACTCGCCGCTCCTCGCGCGAGTGCACGAGGACATCGCGGCCATCTGCTGTGAGGTGCCGCTCCACGAATGGACGGGCGAGGCGGGCGAGGACCACCTGAAGGACTTGGGCTGGCTCGGGCCTCGCGCCATGCGTCACGAGGAGGTCATCGAGCAGACGATGCGCGCCTCGCCGGTGCTGCCGTTGCGCTTCGGCTGCCTGTTCTCATCGGCGGAGCGGCTCGAGGAGCTGCTGCGGCGGGAACGGACACGAATCAAGGCCTTCATCGAGAAGGCGGAGCACGAGGAGGAGTGGTCGCTCCAGGGCTCCGTGCATCTCCAGGCCTGCGAAGAAGTCCTGTTCACCGCCGATCCGCGCACGGCGAAGCTGCCGGCATCGCCCGGGGCACGCTATCTGCTGGAGCAGAAGCTGCGAAAAGACGCGGCCCGAGCGGCGCAGGTCTGGCTCCAGGAGGCCCAGACGACGATCGCGCAAGCGCTCGCGGGGCTGGTGCTCGCGCGGCGCGTCCTGCGGCCTCCTTCGCACGGCCCGCGGGAGCCCGCGTTGGAAGGGGCTTTTCATTGGGCACTCCTTGTCCCGCGCGGCGCGGAGGAGGAGCTCGTCAGGCGCCTCGGACCGCTGGCGGAGCAACTGTCCGCGCACGGCCTGCACCTGTCCGCGCGAGGGCCCTGGCCGGCCTACAACTTCGCGCCACGCCTCGGGGAGGAGCCGGGCGGCACGCCCGAGGAACAGACGCATGGCTGA
- a CDS encoding GvpL/GvpF family gas vesicle protein, which produces MAESDAGLLLYCITGASSTSPVEGTGVRGGGLRNIVHGGLAAVVSPLEEREWVATPTTAELLEYERIIHSWHAIADVLPMRFGSVLPDEAAVRAHLDEHRATYPRALERVSGCVEMGVRALLPTPPPPSAPVEPVKPMSRSGASYLEALRHRYSAENRLKDDCAALERAVLTKVAPLCREHRAELSRPRPGEPALCSLYFLVPRDRVPAFRAALSPDSGELPAKLALSGPWPPFNFVA; this is translated from the coding sequence ATGGCTGAGAGCGACGCGGGGCTGCTGCTCTATTGCATCACGGGCGCGTCCTCGACGTCGCCGGTCGAAGGGACTGGGGTGCGAGGCGGTGGGCTCCGGAACATCGTGCACGGCGGGCTCGCGGCCGTGGTCTCGCCCCTCGAGGAGCGCGAGTGGGTCGCGACCCCCACCACGGCGGAGCTGCTCGAGTACGAACGCATCATCCATTCGTGGCACGCCATCGCCGATGTCCTGCCGATGCGCTTCGGGAGCGTGCTCCCGGACGAAGCGGCGGTGCGAGCGCACCTCGACGAGCACCGGGCCACCTATCCGCGCGCGCTCGAGCGTGTCTCCGGCTGCGTGGAGATGGGAGTACGGGCACTGCTCCCCACGCCTCCCCCGCCCTCCGCGCCAGTGGAGCCCGTCAAGCCGATGAGCCGCTCGGGCGCCAGTTACCTCGAGGCCCTGCGGCACCGCTATTCCGCCGAGAATCGGCTGAAAGACGACTGCGCGGCACTGGAACGGGCCGTACTCACGAAGGTGGCGCCGCTGTGCAGGGAGCACCGTGCGGAGCTCTCGCGCCCGCGCCCGGGTGAGCCCGCGCTCTGCTCGCTGTACTTCCTCGTGCCGCGCGACCGGGTGCCCGCGTTTCGCGCCGCGTTGTCACCGGACTCCGGCGAGTTGCCCGCGAAGCTCGCGCTGAGCGGGCCATGGCCTCCCTTCAATTTCGTGGCATGA
- the gvpA gene encoding gas vesicle structural protein GvpA — protein MANIQKSTDSSSLAEVVSIILDKGIVIDVWATVSLVGIQLLAVEARVVIASVETYLKYAAAIGLTGGSQAAQSLKNAALPVATGVAMPAMPGAAIPAPAL, from the coding sequence ATGGCGAACATTCAGAAATCGACGGATTCGTCCAGCCTGGCGGAAGTGGTCAGCATCATCCTCGACAAGGGAATCGTCATCGATGTGTGGGCCACGGTGTCGCTGGTCGGCATCCAGCTGCTGGCGGTGGAAGCGCGTGTCGTCATCGCCTCGGTCGAGACGTACCTGAAGTACGCGGCGGCGATCGGTCTGACCGGCGGCAGCCAGGCGGCCCAGTCGCTCAAGAACGCGGCCCTGCCGGTGGCGACGGGCGTGGCCATGCCGGCCATGCCGGGCGCGGCGATTCCCGCGCCCGCCCTGTAA
- a CDS encoding GvpL/GvpF family gas vesicle protein → MTNVQAGGTYLYAVLAGPEGLGQAGAIGIEGGEVYCVTVGDIAAAVSRVSRARLRPERKHLLTHQAVLRHLMERGTVLPAAFGLVARNDEDVRGRLLENHAVFKEQLEHVAGKVEMGLKVSWSAPDLFGYFVETHPELGAIRDRMKGRHDLHREELLAVGKLFEDIRETDRQAHSERVMAVLGEHGIELKWNPPRGDREVMNLSCLVPREGLGAFEKVIETAAVGFDDHFTFEFHGPWAPHSFTELKPTHGSTGE, encoded by the coding sequence ATGACGAACGTTCAGGCAGGGGGCACGTATCTCTATGCCGTTCTCGCCGGCCCGGAGGGACTCGGCCAGGCTGGGGCGATCGGCATCGAGGGCGGCGAGGTCTACTGCGTCACCGTGGGGGACATCGCCGCGGCGGTGAGCCGGGTGAGCCGTGCACGCCTCCGGCCTGAGCGCAAGCACCTCCTCACGCATCAGGCCGTCCTGCGGCACTTGATGGAGCGAGGCACCGTGCTGCCGGCCGCGTTCGGACTCGTCGCCCGGAACGACGAGGACGTGCGCGGCCGGCTGCTCGAGAACCATGCGGTGTTCAAGGAGCAGCTCGAGCACGTCGCGGGCAAGGTGGAGATGGGGCTCAAGGTGAGCTGGAGCGCTCCGGACCTCTTCGGCTACTTCGTCGAGACCCACCCGGAGCTCGGCGCCATCCGCGACCGGATGAAGGGCCGTCACGACCTCCACCGCGAGGAGCTGCTCGCCGTGGGGAAGCTGTTCGAGGACATCCGCGAGACGGATCGGCAGGCACACTCCGAGCGCGTGATGGCGGTGCTCGGGGAGCACGGCATCGAGCTGAAGTGGAACCCGCCCCGAGGAGATCGCGAGGTGATGAATCTCTCGTGTCTCGTGCCGCGCGAGGGATTGGGTGCCTTCGAGAAGGTGATCGAAACCGCCGCGGTGGGCTTCGATGACCATTTCACGTTCGAGTTCCACGGACCGTGGGCTCCCCACAGCTTCACGGAGCTGAAGCCCACGCATGGCTCCACGGGGGAGTGA
- a CDS encoding gas vesicle protein GvpG, producing the protein MLLIDDILLAPLHGLLWVARKVDDALGQEQEKEKVELETRLRELYLRLESGQLGEQEFEAQEAELLDRLDAILAPDEEER; encoded by the coding sequence ATGCTGCTCATCGACGACATCCTGCTCGCGCCGCTCCATGGCCTGCTCTGGGTCGCCAGGAAGGTCGACGACGCCCTGGGTCAGGAGCAGGAGAAGGAAAAAGTGGAGCTCGAGACGCGGCTGCGGGAGCTGTATCTGCGGCTCGAATCCGGACAGCTCGGGGAGCAGGAGTTCGAGGCCCAGGAAGCGGAGCTGCTGGATCGGCTCGACGCCATCCTCGCGCCCGACGAGGAGGAGCGGTGA
- a CDS encoding gas vesicle protein, with protein sequence MERESESISLCEALDRVLHKGVALRGDIVLSVADVDLVYLGLQLILCSTDTARRVGLVPPSPLKPLFGGGGK encoded by the coding sequence ATGGAACGGGAATCCGAGTCCATTTCGCTCTGTGAGGCGCTCGACCGGGTGCTCCACAAGGGCGTGGCGCTGCGAGGTGACATCGTGTTGTCGGTGGCGGATGTGGACCTCGTCTACCTCGGCCTGCAGCTCATCTTGTGCTCGACGGATACGGCGCGGCGGGTGGGGCTCGTTCCCCCCTCACCTCTCAAACCCCTCTTCGGTGGAGGAGGGAAATGA
- a CDS encoding gas vesicle protein K — translation MTGEERELETALRGQLTRPARRLSLDEGTLKNGLGQLVLTLVKLLHELLEKQAIRRMEGNTLSDEEIERLGTALMRQAEEIERLRVEFGLTEEDLNLDLGPLGKLL, via the coding sequence ATGACCGGCGAGGAAAGGGAGCTCGAGACGGCGCTGCGCGGGCAGCTCACCCGGCCCGCGCGGCGGCTCTCGCTCGACGAAGGCACGCTGAAGAACGGGCTCGGGCAGCTGGTGCTCACCCTGGTCAAGCTGCTGCACGAGCTGCTGGAGAAGCAGGCCATCCGCCGCATGGAGGGCAACACCCTGAGTGACGAGGAGATCGAGCGCCTCGGGACGGCGCTGATGCGTCAGGCGGAGGAGATCGAGCGGCTCCGGGTGGAGTTCGGGCTCACGGAGGAGGACCTGAACCTCGACCTGGGCCCGCTCGGCAAGCTGCTGTGA
- the gvpJ gene encoding gas vesicle protein GvpJ — protein MSTQHIVQSPRSATLADVLDRVLDKGLVVAGDIKIKLLDIELLTIQVRLVVCSVDKAAAMGMDFWRNDPHLSPRLAATSEPEGLARRVAELEAVVAKLDGGRDP, from the coding sequence ATGTCGACTCAGCACATCGTCCAGAGCCCCCGGAGCGCGACGCTCGCGGACGTATTGGATCGCGTCCTCGACAAGGGACTGGTGGTCGCGGGTGATATCAAGATCAAGCTGCTGGACATCGAGCTGCTCACCATCCAGGTGCGTCTGGTGGTGTGCTCGGTGGACAAGGCCGCCGCGATGGGGATGGATTTCTGGAGGAACGATCCGCATCTGTCGCCCCGGTTGGCCGCGACGAGCGAGCCCGAGGGACTCGCTCGCCGGGTGGCGGAGCTGGAAGCGGTGGTGGCGAAGCTGGACGGGGGACGGGACCCGTAG
- a CDS encoding lipin/Ned1/Smp2 family protein gives MVHDQIVPVGTQAIVVGKFDYSSVLHKDLEDEDVHVYIMGTNSPGWQYVGEFRTDSDGKIFVPITRPVGEYRVTMIVEGDLSSATGFVSVVEPGRQTVLFDIDGTLTLNDFEMVGDYLGCSTAQAYPHAVDVVNSYADKGYQIIYLTGRPYWVGKDTRQWIDYQGLVDGHVHTNPYGEGPIPPDTEQYKTDYLTYLLEDVGLDIVRVYGNATTDIGAYAAVGLPKSETYIIGENAGAEGTMPLRDDYLQHLLSVVASTPDATCTPR, from the coding sequence ATGGTGCATGATCAGATCGTGCCCGTGGGGACCCAGGCCATCGTCGTGGGCAAGTTCGACTACAGCAGCGTCCTGCACAAGGACCTCGAGGATGAGGACGTCCACGTCTACATCATGGGAACGAATTCGCCGGGCTGGCAGTATGTCGGTGAGTTCCGCACGGATTCCGATGGCAAGATCTTCGTCCCCATCACCCGCCCGGTGGGCGAGTACCGGGTGACGATGATCGTCGAGGGCGATCTCAGCTCCGCCACCGGCTTCGTCTCCGTGGTCGAGCCGGGCCGCCAGACCGTCCTGTTCGACATCGACGGCACCTTGACCCTCAATGACTTCGAGATGGTCGGCGACTACCTCGGCTGCAGCACGGCCCAGGCCTATCCGCATGCGGTCGACGTGGTGAACAGCTACGCCGACAAGGGCTACCAGATCATCTATCTCACGGGCCGCCCCTACTGGGTTGGCAAGGACACGCGCCAGTGGATCGACTACCAGGGCCTTGTCGACGGGCACGTGCACACCAACCCCTACGGGGAGGGTCCCATCCCCCCGGACACCGAGCAGTACAAGACCGACTACCTCACCTACCTGCTCGAGGATGTCGGGCTCGACATCGTCCGCGTGTACGGGAACGCGACCACGGACATCGGCGCCTATGCGGCCGTGGGCCTGCCCAAGTCCGAAACCTATATCATCGGCGAGAACGCGGGCGCCGAGGGCACCATGCCCCTCCGCGACGACTACCTCCAGCACCTGCTCTCGGTCGTGGCCTCCACGCCCGACGCCACCTGCACCCCTCGGTAG
- a CDS encoding glutathione S-transferase family protein produces MTPRRARGAADLAQAATVLDKHLANRRWLVGEAVTLADYAVAAPLMYRERTRLPLDDYPHLLAWFDRVRELPAWRNSEAVW; encoded by the coding sequence TTGACCCCCCGGAGGGCGCGCGGCGCCGCCGACCTGGCCCAGGCCGCCACGGTGCTGGACAAGCACCTGGCCAACCGCCGTTGGCTGGTGGGCGAAGCCGTGACCCTGGCCGACTACGCGGTGGCGGCGCCGCTGATGTACCGCGAGCGGACGCGCCTGCCGCTGGACGACTACCCGCATCTGCTGGCGTGGTTCGACCGTGTGCGAGAACTGCCGGCGTGGCGCAACAGCGAAGCGGTCTGGTGA
- a CDS encoding VOC family protein: MNKQIIFNLPVKDLDKSKAFFSALGFSFNPKFSNESAAFMVIVDGSIHAMLTTEAFFKTLIDKPIVQAKEANEVVICLSCESREEVDRLIAKAVAAGGRTPHPPEDSGFMYDQGFEDLDGHLWNLVWSAPQA; the protein is encoded by the coding sequence ATGAACAAGCAGATCATCTTCAACCTGCCGGTCAAGGACCTGGACAAATCCAAGGCCTTCTTTTCCGCTCTCGGCTTCAGCTTCAATCCAAAATTCAGCAACGAGAGCGCGGCATTCATGGTCATCGTGGATGGCAGCATTCATGCCATGCTGACGACCGAAGCGTTCTTCAAGACCCTCATCGACAAGCCCATCGTGCAGGCGAAGGAGGCCAACGAGGTCGTCATCTGCCTGAGCTGCGAGAGCCGGGAAGAAGTGGACAGACTGATCGCCAAGGCCGTCGCCGCCGGCGGCCGTACTCCGCATCCGCCCGAGGACAGCGGCTTCATGTATGACCAGGGCTTCGAGGACCTCGACGGCCACCTGTGGAACCTGGTCTGGAGCGCGCCGCAGGCCTGA
- a CDS encoding GNAT family N-acetyltransferase: protein MDFFEQNRRCEIGYALASRHWGEGCATEALRAAIRHGFDALNLNRIEADIDPRDIGSARVLEKLGFRKEGYMPERWIVHGEMADTVNYGLLRRSWDER from the coding sequence ATGGATTTCTTCGAGCAGAACCGCCGCTGCGAGATCGGCTACGCGCTCGCCAGCCGCCACTGGGGTGAAGGTTGTGCGACCGAAGCGCTGCGCGCGGCGATCCGCCATGGCTTCGACGCCCTGAACCTGAACCGCATCGAGGCCGACATCGACCCGCGCGACATCGGCTCGGCGCGGGTGCTGGAAAAGCTGGGGTTCAGGAAGGAAGGCTATATGCCCGAGCGCTGGATCGTGCACGGCGAGATGGCCGACACCGTGAACTACGGGCTGCTCAGGCGCTCCTGGGACGAGCGCTGA
- a CDS encoding rhamnogalacturonan lyase B N-terminal domain-containing protein, which produces MLSSPATAFAAFGLTISTDYYTVDTGAGLAFKVRRTDNGVSTQSPGDIMSLVYNGVEYQNQSRGSQINSGFDWLYNGVSSVSVSASVIDGNYVKVTVQAGSLTHYYLARNGHPNIYMATYFTAEPDVHGQVRYVVRIPSRLLPNGPRPSDIRNNTGAIESSDVFGMSDRTTRSKHYSNQRIIDYSYTGATGNGVGVFMIRSNHEGGSGGPFYRSLINQCGDDQELYEIVNYGEAQTEAFRTNVLNGPYILAFTNGGNPPAIDTSWLSNMGLTGYVPASGRGYVNGKANGIPSGFQGVVGFANSTAQYWSTVVNSNFYSPAMIPGTYTQTLYKGELAVASQTVTVTAGITTTKSITSTETTPAYLWRVGEWDGTPAGFLNADKITTMHPSDARMSSWGLVTFTVGNSATSAFPAYQWKGVNNPTTIRFNLASNQIANRTVRVGLTVAYSGARPILTVNNWSSSIPAISTQPTTRTLTVGTYRGNNTTYTFNVPASAFVTGTNTMTISVASGSGSTGFLSAGYAYDAVDIY; this is translated from the coding sequence GTGTTGAGCTCTCCGGCCACCGCCTTCGCGGCCTTTGGTCTGACCATCAGCACCGATTACTACACGGTGGATACGGGTGCCGGGCTCGCCTTCAAGGTCCGACGGACGGACAACGGAGTGAGCACACAGTCGCCAGGTGACATCATGAGCCTGGTCTACAACGGCGTCGAGTACCAGAACCAGTCGCGCGGCTCTCAGATCAACTCGGGCTTCGACTGGTTGTATAACGGCGTGTCGTCCGTCTCCGTCAGCGCCTCGGTCATCGACGGTAACTACGTCAAGGTCACCGTGCAGGCCGGTTCCCTGACCCATTACTACCTGGCGCGCAACGGCCATCCGAACATCTACATGGCGACCTACTTCACCGCCGAGCCGGATGTACACGGCCAGGTCCGCTATGTGGTCCGCATCCCCTCCAGGCTCCTCCCCAACGGCCCGAGGCCGTCGGACATCCGTAACAACACCGGGGCCATCGAATCCTCGGATGTCTTTGGCATGAGCGACCGCACCACCCGCTCCAAGCACTACTCCAACCAGCGCATCATCGACTATTCCTACACCGGTGCTACTGGCAACGGCGTCGGCGTGTTCATGATTCGTAGCAATCATGAGGGGGGCTCCGGCGGCCCCTTCTATCGCTCCCTCATCAACCAGTGCGGTGACGATCAGGAACTCTATGAGATCGTCAACTACGGCGAGGCCCAGACCGAGGCCTTCCGCACCAACGTCCTCAACGGCCCCTACATCCTCGCCTTCACCAACGGCGGGAATCCGCCCGCGATCGACACCTCGTGGCTCTCCAACATGGGCCTGACCGGCTACGTCCCCGCCTCCGGTCGCGGCTACGTGAACGGCAAGGCCAACGGCATTCCGAGCGGCTTCCAGGGCGTCGTCGGCTTCGCCAACAGCACGGCCCAATACTGGAGCACCGTGGTGAACAGCAACTTCTACAGTCCCGCGATGATTCCCGGCACCTACACCCAGACCCTCTACAAGGGCGAGCTGGCCGTGGCTTCCCAGACCGTGACCGTGACGGCCGGCATCACCACGACGAAGTCCATCACCTCCACCGAGACCACGCCCGCCTATCTCTGGAGGGTTGGCGAGTGGGACGGCACCCCCGCCGGTTTCCTCAACGCGGACAAGATCACCACCATGCACCCCTCTGATGCGCGCATGAGCAGCTGGGGTCTGGTCACGTTCACCGTGGGCAACAGCGCCACGAGCGCGTTCCCCGCCTACCAGTGGAAGGGCGTGAACAACCCGACGACCATCCGGTTCAACCTCGCCTCGAATCAGATCGCCAACCGCACCGTGCGCGTCGGCCTCACCGTCGCCTACAGCGGAGCCCGCCCCATTCTCACCGTCAACAATTGGAGCTCATCCATCCCCGCGATCTCCACGCAGCCCACGACCCGCACGCTCACCGTAGGCACCTACCGCGGCAACAACACCACCTACACGTTCAATGTGCCCGCGAGCGCCTTCGTCACGGGGACGAACACGATGACGATCTCCGTCGCCAGCGGCTCCGGCAGCACCGGCTTCCTCAGTGCTGGCTATGCCTACGATGCCGTCGACATCTACTAA
- a CDS encoding hydrolase — protein sequence MPKATPTPGKGLLSPTDHALILIDHQSQMTFATHSIDIALLRNNTALISRAAAGFRVPTLLTTVAEKSFSGPLFPEITAAFPESKVYDRTSMNAWEDGQVIAQINAFDKERLVFAGLWTGVCIVGPVLSAIDQGFKTYVITDACGDVSDEAHERAVQRMIQAGAVPMTSLQYLLELQRDWARSATYALTTGIAATHGGGYGIGLQYAKKMFGASEGGH from the coding sequence ATGCCCAAAGCCACCCCGACGCCCGGAAAGGGCCTCCTGTCGCCCACCGACCATGCCCTGATCCTGATCGACCACCAGTCGCAGATGACCTTCGCGACTCATTCGATCGACATCGCGTTGCTGCGCAACAACACCGCGCTGATCTCCAGGGCCGCCGCCGGATTCCGCGTGCCGACCCTGCTGACCACGGTCGCCGAAAAGAGCTTCTCGGGGCCGTTGTTCCCGGAGATCACCGCGGCGTTTCCCGAGTCGAAGGTCTACGACCGCACCAGCATGAATGCCTGGGAAGATGGGCAGGTGATCGCGCAGATCAACGCATTCGACAAGGAGCGACTGGTGTTCGCGGGACTCTGGACCGGCGTGTGCATCGTCGGCCCCGTTCTGTCCGCGATCGACCAGGGCTTCAAGACGTACGTCATCACCGATGCCTGTGGTGATGTGTCCGACGAGGCGCATGAGCGCGCGGTGCAGCGCATGATCCAGGCCGGTGCGGTTCCGATGACCAGCCTGCAGTACCTGCTCGAGCTGCAGCGCGACTGGGCGCGGAGCGCCACGTACGCCCTGACCACCGGCATCGCCGCGACCCACGGCGGCGGATACGGAATCGGCCTGCAGTACGCCAAGAAGATGTTCGGTGCTTCCGAGGGCGGTCACTGA